One genomic region from Asterias amurensis chromosome 7, ASM3211899v1 encodes:
- the LOC139939540 gene encoding uncharacterized protein isoform X2, translated as METSNSNHHTPPVTMNSTAHEMESPMEIPYMDDEVPVPSPPSSRSGTLKARKNSKGRSPKCSPLMMNKESSIPIVRREAEKVMDMFLKRRSMSMNDAILQKEFFAQERRKKKDRAPRNNTVSICSTLSTDSSECRNSGDFEEATLQRSKGSFSRALEHSVLPDDIKREQSSADDELSSSDHEMDKEKSRSAPSTLRMQVGPLTEEDREKLRFSGNGYAHHDKEGVKKDHKKRDIPKRRKSLLDKAKQIMRSPSMQRKNEHSEKDKEAPVGPEETSASRSIVHQEMKHTGFANRLKRTFKRDSRKSSLKGNDADTNNALGSSDSKESTKTRRWPSFLSKRKPHKSASTPTDDSLAGATPSDTASNADWASSMSDYDHTKSLTEFDRQKLLSEIHNGVRLRQATTATGSDSQLNTKKSPLAKSPHLPNETIGLGSTGTQTPSSVLSSSQESGLSSDWSSSSGKGGGKQRPRSLNLTRSKRHERAKQGLNDVFKLDRITPGHVRRDTDTRKPVMPTASRHVDNDLETDGVDEDGEISDELRYGQETDEDATLQRPSKREREEFYKRIADRLAQIGDRFVTDYQEGGNGGEPGGPVVSEKVKELAASAAVVEMSTRGGATGSESEERLYEAIGGRITDHVDGYRMSLLSVVRDHTYTVFRDTMQSLIGQDNGMEQLALVFKFTKLAMKIAQHYGSRATDIKENSLRYIGDRFAAWLDSQGGWSAVVYTSDSEEEDKHDESEID; from the exons ATGGAAACATCAAATTCCAACCACCACACACCACCAGTCACAATGAACTCCACAGCTCATGAGATGGAGTCCCCAATGGAGATTCCTTACATGGATGATGAAGTCCCTGTCCCGTCTCCCCCGTCCTCCAGGTCGGGGACGCTAAAGGCACGTAAGAACTCCAAGGGGAGAAGTCCTAAATGCTCCCCCTTGATGATGAACAAGGAGAGCAGCATCCCCATCGTCAGGCGAGAGGCGGAGAAGGTCATGGACATGTTCTTGAAAAGAAGGAGCATGAGCATGAACGACGCAATACTACAGAAGGAATTCTTCGCCCAGGAGAGACGAAAGAAGAAAGATCGCGCACCACGCAATAATACGGTGTCGATATGCTCCACATTGAGCACTGACTCAAGCGAATGTCGTAACAGTGGTGATTTCGAGGAGGCAACACTCCAGAGGAGTAAGGGCAGTTTTAGCCGTGCATTGGAGCATTCAGTCCTCCCTGACGATATCAAACGGGAACAGTCTTCAGCTGATGATGAACTGTCATCGTCAGATCATGAGATGGACAAAGAGAAGTCCCGATCTGCACCGTCCACACTACGGATGCAGGTCGGACCACTTACTGAAGAGGACCGTGAGAAGCTGAGATTTTCAGGTAACGGCTATGCCCACCATGATAAAGAAGGTGTTAAGAAAGACCACAAGAAAAGAGATATACCAAAGAGGCGGAAGAGCTTGCTGGATAAGGCAAAGCAGATTATGCGCTCCCCCAGCATGCAGAGGAAAAACGAACATTCAGAGAAGGACAAAGAGGCCCCAGTCGGTCCTGAAGAAACCTCAGCCAGTCGCTCAATCGTTCACCAAGAGATGAAGCATACTGGTTTCGCTAATAGACTCAAAAGGACTTTCAAACGGGACTCGCGTAAAAGTTCTCTAAAAGGCAACGATGCTGACACAAACAATGCTCTTGGTTCTTCAGACTCTAAAGAGTCAACCAAAACAAGGCGATGGCCGAGCTTCCTATCAAAAAGGAAACCACACAAGAGTGCGTCAACTCCTACAGACGACAGCCTAGCTGGTGCAACCCCCTCGGATACTGCCTCAAATGCTGACTGGGCTTCGTCGATGAGTGACTACGACCACACAAAATCATTGACTGAGTTTGACAGACAGAAGCTGCTCAGTGAAATCCACAATGGTGTTCGGCTTCGTCAGGCAACGACCGCAACAGGGAGTGATTCCCAACTCAATACCAAGAAGTCTCCCCTTGCAAAGAGCCCCCATCTACCTAATGAGACAATCGGGCTCGGGTCTACTGGAACACAGACTCCATCCTCGGTTCTGTCTAGCTCACAGGAGTCGGGATTGTCCTCTGATTGGTCCTCAAGCTCAGGGAAAGGAGGAGGTAAACAACGACCCAGAAGTCTCAACCTCACAAGGTCAAAACGACATGAGAGGGCAAAACAGGGATTGAATG ACGTCTTCAAACTTGATCGAATTACTCCTGGTCATGTCCGTCGAGACACAGATACGAGGAAACCAGTCATGCCGACTGCGTCCAGGCATGTCGACAATGACCTGGAGACTGATGGCGTAGATGAAGATGGAGAAATCTCAGATGAGTTGAGATATG GTCAAGAAACGGACGAGGATGCAACATTACAAAGACCATCTAAGAGGGAGCGGGAAGAGTTCTACAAACGTATCGCCGACCGCCTGGCACAGATCGGTGACCGATTTGTAACAGACTACCAAGAAGGCGGCAATGGAGGGGAACCTGGTGGCCCTGTTGTGAGTGAAAAGGTCAAGGAATTGGCAGCATCAGCAGCGGTTGTTGAAATGAGTACAAGAGGTGGCGCCACAGGATCAG AATCTGAGGAGAGACTGTATGAAGCCATAGGTGGAAGGATAACTGACCATGTGGATGGCTACAGAATG TCCCTTCTGTCGGTGGTTCGAGACCACACCTACACCGTCTTTCGGGACACCATGCAGTCCCTGATTGGCCAGGACAATGGCATGGAGCAGCTGGCCTTGGTCTTCAAGTTCACTAAGCTTGCGATGAAGATTGCGCAGCACTATGGGTCGAGGGCGACAGACATCAAGGAGAACAGCTTGCGCTACATCGGGGACCGCTTTGCTGCCTGGTTGGACAGCCAAGGAGGATGG
- the LOC139939540 gene encoding uncharacterized protein isoform X1, producing the protein METSNSNHHTPPVTMNSTAHEMESPMEIPYMDDEVPVPSPPSSRSGTLKARKNSKGRSPKCSPLMMNKESSIPIVRREAEKVMDMFLKRRSMSMNDAILQKEFFAQERRKKKDRAPRNNTVSICSTLSTDSSECRNSGDFEEATLQRSKGSFSRALEHSVLPDDIKREQSSADDELSSSDHEMDKEKSRSAPSTLRMQVGPLTEEDREKLRFSGNGYAHHDKEGVKKDHKKRDIPKRRKSLLDKAKQIMRSPSMQRKNEHSEKDKEAPVGPEETSASRSIVHQEMKHTGFANRLKRTFKRDSRKSSLKGNDADTNNALGSSDSKESTKTRRWPSFLSKRKPHKSASTPTDDSLAGATPSDTASNADWASSMSDYDHTKSLTEFDRQKLLSEIHNGVRLRQATTATGSDSQLNTKKSPLAKSPHLPNETIGLGSTGTQTPSSVLSSSQESGLSSDWSSSSGKGGGKQRPRSLNLTRSKRHERAKQGLNDVFKLDRITPGHVRRDTDTRKPVMPTASRHVDNDLETDGVDEDGEISDELRYGQETDEDATLQRPSKREREEFYKRIADRLAQIGDRFVTDYQEGGNGGEPGGPVVSEKVKELAASAAVVEMSTRGGATGSESEERLYEAIGGRITDHVDGYRMNDLIDLELQMLGVVLPSPQSPNISVSMSLLSVVRDHTYTVFRDTMQSLIGQDNGMEQLALVFKFTKLAMKIAQHYGSRATDIKENSLRYIGDRFAAWLDSQGGWSAVVYTSDSEEEDKHDESEID; encoded by the exons ATGGAAACATCAAATTCCAACCACCACACACCACCAGTCACAATGAACTCCACAGCTCATGAGATGGAGTCCCCAATGGAGATTCCTTACATGGATGATGAAGTCCCTGTCCCGTCTCCCCCGTCCTCCAGGTCGGGGACGCTAAAGGCACGTAAGAACTCCAAGGGGAGAAGTCCTAAATGCTCCCCCTTGATGATGAACAAGGAGAGCAGCATCCCCATCGTCAGGCGAGAGGCGGAGAAGGTCATGGACATGTTCTTGAAAAGAAGGAGCATGAGCATGAACGACGCAATACTACAGAAGGAATTCTTCGCCCAGGAGAGACGAAAGAAGAAAGATCGCGCACCACGCAATAATACGGTGTCGATATGCTCCACATTGAGCACTGACTCAAGCGAATGTCGTAACAGTGGTGATTTCGAGGAGGCAACACTCCAGAGGAGTAAGGGCAGTTTTAGCCGTGCATTGGAGCATTCAGTCCTCCCTGACGATATCAAACGGGAACAGTCTTCAGCTGATGATGAACTGTCATCGTCAGATCATGAGATGGACAAAGAGAAGTCCCGATCTGCACCGTCCACACTACGGATGCAGGTCGGACCACTTACTGAAGAGGACCGTGAGAAGCTGAGATTTTCAGGTAACGGCTATGCCCACCATGATAAAGAAGGTGTTAAGAAAGACCACAAGAAAAGAGATATACCAAAGAGGCGGAAGAGCTTGCTGGATAAGGCAAAGCAGATTATGCGCTCCCCCAGCATGCAGAGGAAAAACGAACATTCAGAGAAGGACAAAGAGGCCCCAGTCGGTCCTGAAGAAACCTCAGCCAGTCGCTCAATCGTTCACCAAGAGATGAAGCATACTGGTTTCGCTAATAGACTCAAAAGGACTTTCAAACGGGACTCGCGTAAAAGTTCTCTAAAAGGCAACGATGCTGACACAAACAATGCTCTTGGTTCTTCAGACTCTAAAGAGTCAACCAAAACAAGGCGATGGCCGAGCTTCCTATCAAAAAGGAAACCACACAAGAGTGCGTCAACTCCTACAGACGACAGCCTAGCTGGTGCAACCCCCTCGGATACTGCCTCAAATGCTGACTGGGCTTCGTCGATGAGTGACTACGACCACACAAAATCATTGACTGAGTTTGACAGACAGAAGCTGCTCAGTGAAATCCACAATGGTGTTCGGCTTCGTCAGGCAACGACCGCAACAGGGAGTGATTCCCAACTCAATACCAAGAAGTCTCCCCTTGCAAAGAGCCCCCATCTACCTAATGAGACAATCGGGCTCGGGTCTACTGGAACACAGACTCCATCCTCGGTTCTGTCTAGCTCACAGGAGTCGGGATTGTCCTCTGATTGGTCCTCAAGCTCAGGGAAAGGAGGAGGTAAACAACGACCCAGAAGTCTCAACCTCACAAGGTCAAAACGACATGAGAGGGCAAAACAGGGATTGAATG ACGTCTTCAAACTTGATCGAATTACTCCTGGTCATGTCCGTCGAGACACAGATACGAGGAAACCAGTCATGCCGACTGCGTCCAGGCATGTCGACAATGACCTGGAGACTGATGGCGTAGATGAAGATGGAGAAATCTCAGATGAGTTGAGATATG GTCAAGAAACGGACGAGGATGCAACATTACAAAGACCATCTAAGAGGGAGCGGGAAGAGTTCTACAAACGTATCGCCGACCGCCTGGCACAGATCGGTGACCGATTTGTAACAGACTACCAAGAAGGCGGCAATGGAGGGGAACCTGGTGGCCCTGTTGTGAGTGAAAAGGTCAAGGAATTGGCAGCATCAGCAGCGGTTGTTGAAATGAGTACAAGAGGTGGCGCCACAGGATCAG AATCTGAGGAGAGACTGTATGAAGCCATAGGTGGAAGGATAACTGACCATGTGGATGGCTACAGAATG AATGACCTGATTGATTTAGAGCTACAAATGCTAGGTGTTGTGTTACCTTCACCCCAATCACCCAATATTAGTGTCTCAATG TCCCTTCTGTCGGTGGTTCGAGACCACACCTACACCGTCTTTCGGGACACCATGCAGTCCCTGATTGGCCAGGACAATGGCATGGAGCAGCTGGCCTTGGTCTTCAAGTTCACTAAGCTTGCGATGAAGATTGCGCAGCACTATGGGTCGAGGGCGACAGACATCAAGGAGAACAGCTTGCGCTACATCGGGGACCGCTTTGCTGCCTGGTTGGACAGCCAAGGAGGATGG